Proteins found in one Cobetia sp. L2A1 genomic segment:
- a CDS encoding OmpA/MotB family protein, translating into MSRLDAVFGRGSAAGSEEEHHWLSVSDLMAGLMMVFLLIAVALMMHANQVRQGVTDVAKAYQDTQVAILRALQDEFSDDLSGWEAEIDPETLAFTFQSPEVLFATGSASLRPRFEQILSDFYPRYLKVLAPFKDRIQEVRIEGHTSSRWNHRVSDDEAYFLNMQLSQDRTRSVLGYLYQLPETQADKSWVKKTTAAVGYSSAHPELDENQQENAERSRRVSFRILTNAESQIRAILDEVGQ; encoded by the coding sequence ATGAGTCGTCTTGATGCCGTCTTCGGTCGTGGCAGCGCGGCCGGTAGCGAAGAGGAACACCATTGGCTCAGCGTCTCTGACTTGATGGCAGGGCTGATGATGGTGTTCTTGCTGATCGCCGTCGCCTTGATGATGCATGCCAATCAGGTACGCCAGGGCGTCACTGATGTCGCCAAGGCCTATCAGGATACTCAGGTCGCTATCCTGAGGGCCTTGCAGGATGAGTTCTCGGATGACCTCTCTGGCTGGGAAGCGGAGATAGACCCTGAAACGCTGGCTTTCACCTTCCAGTCACCGGAGGTGCTGTTTGCCACCGGCTCGGCCAGCCTTCGCCCACGCTTCGAGCAGATTCTTAGCGATTTCTATCCGCGTTATCTCAAGGTGCTCGCGCCTTTCAAGGACAGAATCCAAGAAGTGCGTATCGAGGGCCACACCTCCAGCCGCTGGAACCATCGTGTCAGCGATGACGAGGCTTACTTTCTGAACATGCAGCTCTCGCAGGACCGAACGCGTTCCGTACTGGGATATCTTTATCAGCTGCCGGAGACCCAGGCTGACAAGTCATGGGTCAAGAAGACGACCGCTGCGGTCGGTTACTCCTCGGCTCATCCGGAGCTGGATGAGAATCAGCAGGAAAATGCGGAACGCTCGCGCCGTGTAAGCTTCCGCATTCTGACCAATGCCGAAAGCCAGATTCGCGCGATTCTCGATGAGGTCGGCCAATGA